A DNA window from Ignavibacteriales bacterium contains the following coding sequences:
- a CDS encoding Cys-tRNA(Pro) deacylase — MKKVEIPITHAVRFLRDNKIPFEPHFYTYEERGGTKVAARELNVADHLVIKTILFMTDEKKPLIMLMHGDMEVSAKNLARNIGVKSVIPADARNAEKLTGYQFGGMSPFGPRTKINIYVEESILKEEIIYINGGKRGFLVAIQPHWLETLNPIMISVGIDEHPKCIV; from the coding sequence GTGAAAAAAGTCGAAATTCCAATCACACACGCGGTACGCTTTCTTCGTGATAATAAAATTCCATTTGAGCCACATTTTTATACATACGAAGAACGTGGCGGAACGAAAGTTGCGGCGCGGGAGTTAAATGTTGCCGATCACCTGGTTATCAAAACAATCTTATTTATGACAGATGAGAAAAAACCGCTTATAATGTTAATGCACGGCGATATGGAAGTTTCTGCAAAAAACCTGGCGCGAAATATTGGTGTGAAATCGGTTATACCTGCGGATGCCCGGAATGCGGAAAAGCTGACCGGTTATCAATTCGGGGGGATGTCACCGTTCGGACCTCGGACAAAGATAAATATTTATGTTGAGGAATCTATTTTAAAAGAAGAAATAATTTATATCAATGGAGGAAAAAGAGGATTTCTTGTGGCAATTCAACCTCATTGGCTTGAAACGCTAAATCCGATAATGATTTCCGTTGGGATTGATGAACATCCGAAGTGCATTGTTTGA